The following coding sequences are from one Gossypium raimondii isolate GPD5lz chromosome 4, ASM2569854v1, whole genome shotgun sequence window:
- the LOC105766653 gene encoding signal recognition particle 54 kDa protein, chloroplastic has protein sequence MEAMQISATASRHFSATLGPFSTKRSPTKPTKLATSWASSASTNLASLSSRNLFTREIWGWVNSKTATSRREMRGVVRAEMFGQLTSGLEAAWTKLKGEEVLTKENIVEPMRDIRRALLEADVSLPVVRRFVQAVSDQAVGVGLIRGVKPDQQLVKIVNDELVKLMGGEVSELVFSKSGPTVILLAGLQGVGKTTVCAKLANYLKKQGKSSMLIAGDVYRPAAIDQLVILGEQVGVPVYTAGTEVKPSEIAKQGLEEAKKKKIDVVIMDTAGRLQIDKGMMDELKEVKKVLNPTEVLLVVDAMTGQEAAALVTTFNVEIGITGAILTKLDGDSRGGAALSVKEVSGKPIKLVGRGERMEDLEPFYPDRMAGRILGMGDVLSFVEKAQEVMRQEDAEELQKKIMSAKFDFNDFLKQTRAVARMGSMTRVIGMIPGMGKVTPAQVREAEKNLKLMEAMIEAMTPEEREKPELLAESPDRRRRIAKDSGKTEQQVSQLVAQLFQMRVRMKNLMGIMEGGSIPTLSNLEDAMKAEQAAPPGTARRKRRSESRRQFADSASTRPSPRGFGAKN, from the exons atGGAAGCAATGCAAATTTCGGCTACTGCTTCCCGCCACTTCTCGGCGACTTTGGGTCCCTTTTCGACCAAACGCAGCCCCACAAAACCTACTAAACTTGCCACTTCATGGGCCTCCTCCGCTTCCACCAATTTGGCTTCCCTTTCTTCCAGGAACTTGTTCACT AGAGAGATATGGGGGTGGGTAAATTCCAAGACGGCCACTTCTAGGAGGGAAATGCGAGGTGTTGTAAGAGCTGAAATGTTTGGCCAACTCACCAGTGGTCTCGAAGCTGCTTGGACCAAGCTTAAAGGAGAAG AGGTTTTGACAAAGGAGAACATTGTGGAGCCAATGCGTGATATTAGGAGAGCGCTTCTGGAAGCAGAT GTGAGTCTTCCTGTTGTTAGAAGGTTTGTCCAAGCTGTAAGTGACCAGGCAGTTGGAGTTGGCCTTATTCGAGGAGTAAAGCCGGATCAACAATTAGTTAAG ATTGTAAACGATGAGCTTGTGAAACTGATGGGAGGAGAGGTTTCTGAACTGGTCTTTTCAAAATCTGGCCCCACTGTTATATTATTGGCTGGTCTACAAGGGGTTGGAAAAACAACTGTTTGTGCCAAGTTAGCTAATTATCTTAAAAAGCAG GGTAAGAGCAGCATGCTTATTGCAGGAGATGTATACAGACCTGCTGCTATTGACCAACTTGTTATTTTGGGTGAACAG GTAGGTGTTCCTGTTTATACAGCAGGGACTGAGGTTAAACCATCCGAAATAGCAAAGCAAGGCTTAGAAGAGgccaaaaagaagaagatagatGTAGTGATAATGGATACTGCAGGAAGGCTGCAG ATAGATAAAGGAATGATGGATGAGTTGAAAGAAGTGAAGAAAGTATTGAATCCCACAGAAGTTTTGCTTGTTGTGGATGCAATGACTGGCCAAGAAGCTGCTG CGTTGGTCACAACATTCAATGTTGAGATAGGCATTACTGGTGCCATTTTGACAAAGCTAGATGGGGATTCTAGAGGTGGTGCAGCCTTGAGTGTTAAAGAG GTGTCTGGGAAGCCAATCAAGCTTGTAGGACGTGGAGAGCGCATGGAGGACCTAGAGCCTTTCTATCCAGACCGCATGGCTGGACGTATTTTGGGAATGGGTGACGTTCTCTCATTTGTTGAGAAAGCACAAGAAGTC ATGCGCCAAGAAGATGCTGAAGAGTTGCAAAAGAAGATAATGAGTGCGAAGTTTGATTTCAATGATTTCCTAAAGCAGACCCGTGCTGTTGCGCGGATGGGTTCCATGACCCGTGTTATTGGAATGATCCCTGGAATGGGGAAG GTTACGCCAGCCCAAGTTCGAGAGGCAGAGAagaatttaaagttaatggagGCAATGATTGAAGCCATGACCCCAG agGAAAGGGAGAAGCCGGAGTTATTGGCTGAGTCTCCTGACAGGAGGAGAAGAATTGCTAAAGATTCTGGTAAAACAGAACAGCAG GTGAGTCAACTTGTTGCTCAACTCTTCCAAATGCGAGTTCGCATGAAGAATTTGATGGGTATCATGGAGGGTGGATCTATTCCTACATTGAGCAATCTCGAGGATGCAATGAAAGCAGAACAAGCG
- the LOC105766650 gene encoding probable small nuclear ribonucleoprotein G — MSRSGQPPDLKKYMDKQLQIKLNANRMVVGTLRGFDQFMNLVVDNTVEVNGNEKTDIGMVVIRGNSVVTVEALEPVGRMQ; from the exons ATGAGCAGATCCGGCCAACCTCCAGATCTCAAAAA GTACATGGACAAACAACTCCAGA TCAAGCTGAATGCTAATCGGATGGTTGTTGGTACACTTCGTGGGTTTGATCAGTTTATGAATCTAGTGGTTGACAACACCGTGGAGGTGAATGGCAATGAGAAAACTGATATAGGCATGGTG GTTATCAGAGGAAATAGCGTTGTTACTGTTGAAGCACTTGAACCTGTAGGCAGAATGCAGTGA